A region of the Marmota flaviventris isolate mMarFla1 chromosome 3, mMarFla1.hap1, whole genome shotgun sequence genome:
TCTAGCCTTTCAGAGGTTCTTCTGGCTCCCTAGTCTTCATATTTTTCCCTAAATTTCATATAAGAATTGGTTTGTTCTCATGTTGAGGAGAAAAGTTAGGGCATGGATTGTAAGTAGTTAGTGACAAGATGCCACCAAAGGGCTAAAgctgaaagaaatacaaaattagcTTAGTTTTGCTGTTTGTGTATCAGCTTTTATGagctatttctattttatttgcttttagaaTTTATATCAGGATAGAGCTTTTTCAAGGACATGTTCAGATGAATGCTAAGCTTAGTTTTGGTATTGTAGGAAGGGATCATGTGGTATAATTcttaaaaagatatttgaagtAGAGATGCCTTATGTCCACTAGGGGGTACTGTacactgtaaaaattaaaattatttctgggcaattagccattatttcttcatgcAGTTATCTTGTTTGAAATTAAGTTTTGTCATTTAGTGTTTCTTCTAAATTGctacaaaactattttcaaacaGTCTTTTTGACTGTAGCAAACAGTAACTCATACATGCATTCCTGTTAGTAGTGGCTCCAAGTGTTCTGACATTACTTTGTGTATGCATATaatactgggatttgaacccagggatgctctaccactgagctacatccccagtcttttttattttattttttaaaattttgagacagagtctttctaagtttttgctgaggctggccccaaacttgtgattcAAGTTTCCCCACAAAATTTTGCCCAGTATGTGATATAAGATGAATTATTCTTAATGATCTGTTAATAACATCATTATATGATTGTCTTATGGTTCACTCTATAGTAGCTCCTAGCCATGTTGAGTAGTTGAAATGTGGCTAGTTTTTTGACATATCTTATAAGTGTAAATGATGTACTGGACTCTGAAGACTTAGTATgaaaaaagatagaaatgttattaatttttatattaattacatattgggataatattttaaatatatattcatcaaCAAATTTCACCATTTCTCATGCAAATTTACCTCCACTTTTCTATTTAATCTTTTATCTTTTAAGCATTGCCTCACAGAACTTAATAGAACTTCATTACTTCATAGTGAGCACAAAGTattattgaacttttaaaaatgagaacagttttgtttcataaaaattgGTTGACAGTTTACTGAAACtttatctcaaaacaaataaaaaagatctgggaatgtagctcagtggtagagcacttgccttatatgcatgagggcctgggttcattTCCAGTACTatgataaaaggaagaaattggtTGACAGAATGTCACATGTTTGGATTTAGTGATACTAGGGTTTGCTTTTCAGGTCTTAATAGAGCTATTGATTATCAGATCAATTTGATGCAGTGttcaactctttttaaaaatacttgtggCATGtactattatatatacattttgtaaGATGATGTATTTTCCTTTGTATCTTGTTGTCATTTAAGTTCCTACTTTGCTCTTTTGCATActtccttttctactttttagTAACCAATTTCCTGAATTTCTGCAgtactttctgtttttcatggTCCTAAGTGCAGTTCTACCCAGGTTCATCCTTGGATTGCTTTTAAACCTAGTGAGATCACAAAGTACAGTCAGTGGCTCTTCTggttggatttttgttgttgtttgttttggggtttgaacccagggtcaatttatcactgagctgcatccccagttcttatttattttatttttttcattttcagacaattctaagttgcctaggctgacctcgaactttcctcctgcctcagcctcctgagtgactcGCATTACAGGTGTTTGACATCATACCTGgccttattctgttttctttaaaaacaagcaGTATCTTATAAATAAAGCTTTaagtttattgttttgctttgtttgtacCTTacggtcttgttgagttgcttgtATCAGACTATGGCCTTCTGTGATGTCCTTTTAGTGTTCTCATTCCATATTTACAGAATTCTCCCTTATGGATACCTGAAACTACAGATAGTACCCAACTCTGCATACActgtttgtctttctttctccAGTTCTCTCATGaactctcttcccctctccacacacacacaaatttaatgCCATTTCTGTCTTAACTAAGCGGTTAATATGCACTGTCTTAATGAAGCACCATAACTTTAGTAGTTTTAGGTGTGACAGGAAAATTAGTACAAATTCCTTTTCCTTCACAATTTCAAGGATGAAAGATTAGTTCTTACTCTAAATCTTGGCAAcctcagcattttatttttttcccttaagttgTGAACAGCTACCTTTTCTCTCACAGGAAACAGTGTATGTGACTTATCTTTGAGATGTCCAAATTACCACCATTACTACTGCTGATACACTTTTGAGACCATTAGTAAGTAAAATGAAGGCTATTTGAATACAAGTATTGGTTGATTGACAAGTACTGGTTGATCTGATAACTGAAACTGCTGGTAAGTGGTTGCTAAGTGACTTAACAGGCCAGGAGTGCATTCACTGTGAATAGGCTGTACAAGGAGGGATGATTCATTCATATCCAGGTGGAACAGTGAGAGATTTCATCATATTACTCAGAATGGTGCataatttaaacttacatattttctatttctagaatCTTCCATTTAATCTTTTTTGGCTGAGACTGACTAAGGACAACTGGAACTGTGAAAGGACAAATTTTGTTGTGGGGATTGCTTTAAACCCTGCTCTGGCTCAGAGCATGCTTGCTCAAAAATAAGTGAAGCAGTAGGAATTTTTGAGACTTTTACCTTTGGATTTAAAGAAATCATGctgttcttttctgtcttttttgtcAAAGAATAGTATAAAACTTAGAGATATTTCACAGTTAACTGTCTTTTGGATAGTAGCAAGAAGGATTTTATTTCCTACCTAGTTTTTCCCTTTTTAGGGAAAAAGTTGCCATCAACTTCTGAGGGTAAGACTTTAACATTGGGTTGTCTGAGATTGGTTCCATTTGgtttagattttattcttttctcatcCCACAGTTTATGCTGTGGGTTTGGAAAATCAACAATGTTTATTCAGTTATATATCTGTTGACTGTGTTAAGTCTGTTGGAACCTGGGTGCATATAAAAACTGATTCAAAATGTTTTCCAcacctaaaaatatattctagaatGTGTTCCAGTTAAATCTTAAGATTGATCAAGTTATATGATGTACTTAGTATGCAGAAGAATATCTTGACTTTGAAGATGAACTAACTAATGAGTGTCATATCTATCTCTGCCAGTGTGTACTCAGTGTGATTTTGAAGCTATTTTTGGGATCTGATCTTGGAGGCCTTTTTAGTAGCTTTAAATAGAACTGCTATACTTTGTATAACCAGGGATGGGGTAGTTTGGGATTCTTGGACCCTGATCACCCCTGTCCCCCACCTTTATAAACTAGAGgtaaaacaaaaggaagatggAGGTGAGGAGACCCCAGAATTCAAGAAATCTTCCTATCCAGTTCTTTTTCCATTCTTGTACTCTACTGTTCTTTCTTAATGTTTGTACTTTTCCCCCTTTTCTAGTCACATTTTGACTTTTCAAGGTATGAGGCTTCTTTATTGTCTTCTTGAACTTTTTAATGATCTGAAAATGTTTTACTTTGAACCTAAAGAACATTTTGCTGGAGGTAGTTCACATTTGAGTTCTCATTTGTCCTTGCATTGCCATCATCATAACAAAAACTAGTCTTGAATAAAAGTACCAAAGGCATTACTTTCAGTGGCTGTGGGTCTCTCACATTTGAGGGAGGGAAGATCTGTATCTACATCTGATAGCTATATCAGTATGTAACTATGCTGaaggaaaagtgtgtgtgtgtgtgtgtgtgtgtgtgtgtgtatccttttGTAGGACAAAAGGATAAGGTGTACAACTTTCTTAAGTAAAGCATTTGTTGGTTTGCATACCTAAAAATTTGTTTGAGTATAACAGTTTAGTTTAACTACATCTGCCTTTTTAGAATGTTGAAAATGCATcaataatatatgttatataccATTGTCAGCttgcatattaaatattaatgtttttctgtttaGATATAAGTAGAAGTTAGACTGTTTCTTCTCCACCTGAAATGGATCCTTTTGTTTTCCTCCCATGATGTACACATCCTGCTTTGAAAAAAACCTGCTTTATTTGagatgtgccgcagtctggctgggcacacaatcacgagccaccacacagcttgtagattcaaacagcaactctttattcccgaactcacaccagccgtctacaatcacgttctggggaaatccacgttctctgcccaaatccacgttctctgcccaaatccaccttcactgggcttctatctccaaaatatactgtctgaatcccgtgagaactcaaggggaactcaggcagcaggatacgccctattcccagcaggaataatcttaaaccttaaacctggaacctaaactgggaacgccctaaacacgactatcttaaaccgggaacaccctaatctgccttggtccttgagcaaggtcacctacattcaatgtcgctgcaacatgtcagcaacatggggtacgctggcaaggaaattgtcatacctacttggctaatggctcccagcagagatgcatttctttttttccccatagatTTATTGAGTAAAGATGCAACTCTGATAGTTTAttcttcactcatttattcaaaattaaacagatatttattggACATCCATTGTGGTGACAGGTATCATTCTAGATGCTGAGGATATAGCAGtgaataaattcaaattcctccTCTTATAGTGCTATTTTCTGAGCAAAATAAAAGGGAGATGTGATTTGTTTGTCGTGGTTGTGAAGTGGGGTGGGGACAAGGGAGTGTGTGGGTTAAGGTAGAATGGGGTCTGCAATTTTAATTATGGTGGTTCACTGAGAAAACACGATTGATTGAAGATCTTTTGCATCTGAGGGGAAAAGCCATGTAGAAATTTGGGGGAAGAGAGCAAGTGCAAAGCCTTTGAGATGGAAGTGTGCCTAGTAGGTTAAAGAACTAAAAGGAAACTGACTTGATTGGAACAAAGGGGATGGGGAGGAGAATAGGTGAAAATAAGTTAGAGAAGTAGACAGAGTGAGGTAATCATATTAAACCTTTTGGGGGAAGTCCATGATAAGggttttggcttttaaaaaatctgtagaAAATAGAATCAGAGCTAGTAGGTAGCAACATGAGATCAGGGAGAAAATTAAAGGTTATTGCATTATGCCAGATAGAGCTGCTGGTTGCTTGGGTCAGGGGTATTGTAATGGAGTGGTGAGAACCATGGTAGATTTTGAAGTCCAccctccttcattctttcctctcCCAAACACCTtctctttggtgctggggattcaacccagggcctcagacaagTTCTATTACTGAGCTGTACCTACCCCAGCAGGAGTTTGAGGTTTTTCAGAACAGAAATTGCTGATCACATGAGATGTGTGGCATATAGAAAAGGGTATGACGGTCAATTGGATGAAATGGGATTGACTAATATGGGGAAGACTTTGGGGAGGAAAAATTTGGAGATAGGATGGGGGGAGATGTTCAGTTTTGGTCTAACTGTTGTGGGACTCATTGGTGAACTTAAGCAGGTCAGTGACTATACCCCAGTTGGAGAGAGTGTTCATGATGGGGGTAAGAGGAGGGGGTAGAAATGGGAAATGAGCAATTAATGGTACATCACTTTGGAAGAGTAGGAAAGCAGTGGGGCAGTAACTGGTGTGGGGGAGATGGGAGGAGCAGTGGGTTATGGTCATTTACTCTTGGAGGAATAGTAGGGCGTTTGTGTGGTTTAGGACAAGAGCCAGTACAGAGAGGAGAGTTGATAATTCATTGCTGGAGTAGCATCCTTAAACAGGTGTGAAAACAAGATCTAATGCTTGAGAGGTTGGACTTAGTCAAGAGTGCATATATAACATTGGAGGAGAGGATGGAGTATTTGGGCAACGCAGATGCAGGTAGAGGTGCAAATGCTACCATGAGAACTCagggaaatttttgttttcttttgacatAGAAAGCAAGGCCTAAGTCAGAAGTGAGGGTGAGGTTGGAGAATTTTAGAGATTTGAAAAGAGAAGAATATTAGTGTTATTTAGGAGACCAGGAGACTGATGAAAAAATAGAACTAATAGTATGATTATAATGGGAATTATTAAAGGTTCCTTTGAGGTTTCTCAATTTTAGAGAGCAGTAAGCATGGAGATGTGTATTTCCCCTCTAGcatttttcgtgtgtgtgtgtgtgtgtgtgtgtgtgtgtgtgtgttttgtgttgggaattgaactcagggacactcatccctagtcctattttgtattttatttagagacagggtctcactgagttgcttagtgcttcgctaagttgctgaagctggcattgaactcatgatcctcctgtctcagcctccaggtgtgtgccaccgagCCTGGCTCATTAACCTAATTTTATTATCCGCATATTTCTAGCTAAAATATATGATAAGCCATCAATATTCTCTTGCATTGCATTTTGTTGGTTGTAATGactaaagtgtttttttctttgaagtttgcATTTTATAAACACCAAATAACCCATCAGGAGATTGGAGACATTCTGTTATGTCTAAATCCAAGAGATGAACTTTCTAACTTTAATTTTGTTGTTCAATGAATTGACGTTTGTTTCACAAATGTGTTTTTCTGTTGTAGGAAACCCAGCGTTTGCTGGCAGAACCAGTTCCTGGCATTAAAGCAGAACCAGATGAGAGCAACGCCCGTTATTTCCATGTGGTCATTGCTGGCCCCCAGGATTCCCCCTTTGAGGGAGGGACTTTTAAACTTGAACTATTCCTTCCAGAAGAATACCCAATGGCAGCACCTAAAGTACGTTTCATGACCAAAATTTATCATCCTAATGTAGACAAGTTGGGAAGAATATGTTTAGATATATTGAAAGGTAAGTAGTATGATTTCTTTCTTATGCATTCCATATTTAGAATGTAAACACTGTAACCTTGTAACTTGTAACCTAATAATAAGACCACAGTGGTCTGTGGGAGGGAGATGCAGCAGTTCTGGGCCTGTTTTTTTCATGCTATATCATATcatataatatatcatatatcatactgAGCCTGTTGCCTTCATAGATAAgtggtccccagcactgcagatcCGCACAGTTCTGCTATCGATCCAGGCTTTGTTAAGTGCTCCTAATCCAGATGATCCATTAGCAAATGATGTAGCGGAGCAGTGGAAGACCAACGAAGCCCAAGCCATAGAAACAGGTATTTAATATTCATTCTCCTTTACACTGCttccactttttaaaacaaatctatGCTAccatttaaaaagcttttaaaagttCTTGGCAAGGGCAAGGGGAAAAGGTTGTATTAAATTAGATGCTGATTACAGTACACAAGTATGATGTTCAAGCTCCACTTCATGGCCTGTTATGGAACCCCAAAATTTTATGCATAGCATATAACTGGGAGATCTTGGAATCTGGATTTAACAACACTGAATTTAACCAATACTGAGTGTACATCATTCATCTAGTAATATGTAAACATACTGGAACAATTGAACTCTTTTATGCTGTTTTTCTAATCCTTTTGATTAAAGCATACAGCAATTTATAGCTAGAGAGTTTAGAATCAACAACCTTCTCCCtgtaaaatttgaacaaaattgtTGAGGAATGTTATTATCCAAAAATGAAGGGGACACAACTTTTTTCATCCTGATGAATtttgtaaaactttattttcattgtattgTAATTAGACATACAGAAAATGTTTCAGCCTTGATTGTTTATAGGAGATGACATAAATCTAAGAGATCACAGCATGACATTTCCACAGCTGACTTAATCACATGTTTGTTCTTGTCTGCAGCTAGAGCATGGACTAGGCTATATGCCATGAATAATATTTAAATCGATCCGATCATCAAGTGTGCATCACTTCTCCTGTTCTGCcaagatttcttccttttttgtttgcatttaatGGACACAGTCTTAATAGAAACATTACAGAATAAAAGCCCAGACATCTTCAGTCCTTTGGTGATTAAATGCACATTAGCAAATCTATGTCTTGTCCTGATTTACTGTTGTAAAGCATGAGCCGAGGCTAGAAGTATCATCTGGATTGTTGCAAAACGTTTAAAAGCAGTGGCTCTCTGCTTTTATTCATTTCCCCCATCATGGTTTAAGTATAAAGCACTGTGAATGAAGGTAGTTGTCAGGGTTAGCTGCCAGGGGTATgggtgtgtttattttttattttatttttttgaggggaaaggtagttttattttaattttatggacTCCTTTCACTCCCCTTTATGGTGAGCTAATTGCATTGGTTAAAAGCAGCTAACCAGTTCTTTAGAATATGCTCTCTAGCCAAGTCTAACTTTATTTAGACTCTGTAGATGGACAAGCTTGATTGTTTGAATCAAAATGGGAACATTAAACAAACATCACAGCCCTCACTAATAACATTGTGACTTTGATGTCAGGTGTAGATTTCCCcccttcaaaaaaagaaagaaagaaaaaaaacgtGTGACCATTTTGTATGGCTTGTCTGGAATTCTGTAAATCTTAtgttttagtaaaatattttttgttattcgACTTTGCCTTTGTACAGTTTATTTTActgtgtttatttcattttcccaaTGTGACAAtcgtatttaaaaattaaaaaactctgATGAAACATTCTGTTTGGGTCTTCACCATCTGACAAATTGAATGGCAAGAGATTTTTGCCAGTTTCTTTTCACTGATGcaaacttaataataataattactgaaTGGATTATTTATAAATTGGCCCTGAGCATGCATAAAGCATCAgtgtctgactttttttttttttaacctcctagaaattaaaaataaataaatgttcgtTGTCTGATTTAGTTAGGCTATCATTGGTCTTGCCACAATGTTTGACAAATTACTGTACAGGGATAGTCACAGCAAAGAAAGCATTAGTGACTGACATGTAGGACTTTCGCATGTCGTGCCACATTTTTACCTCAGATGTGGAGTATGACCTTTTTCTTGGTTCCTATCTTTAAACTTCCTATGTGGCCACTGGTGTGTGTTATTAGGAAACACCAATCTGGTATTCATTTGGGGTTTGCTGAGGCATTTGAGTCTTCCTTATAGACCTAAGAGTGTATCTCAAGCAACCAGCTTGCATAAGTGTCATCAGAAaggtttcttcctttgagagCATCAAATCTTCCGTTAATGTGCTTTCACCTCCCTCGTATTTGCTTTGGAGCTCCTTTTATTCTTTGTTATTAGTAAATTTTTCTTCACTGACAGTTTCTTCCCTCACAAAACTGTTCTTTTTCACCTCTCTCCACATCTAATGCCTGATTCTTATTTTCAAGTCATAAATGTAGCCAgtcataaatatgtaaatgttaaCGTTCACTTTGGAATCTTTTGTCTCTTgcagtttaaggtaatggatattgtAGCCCCATCTGAATTTTCCTCACTCTTATTCTCATAATTTCTGGAGTTTCTTCAGAATGTGGTGTATTTTATTGTGCTCCTATGTAAGATGAAGAATTATCTATTAAAATTACGTTTTCAACATACAAAAGCTTTCTATGACTGGTAACTGGTATCCTTCCAAATAAATGCATTGCTTGGTAATGAATGttaaattcagaataaaatttttttcagaataaattgATAACTCTAATATTAACAACAGTTGTCACTTTTAACAATTCTTGGGCTGAGGACTTCTTGGACCACAGCTAATGAAATAGTCTCATTCTAGAAAATGATTGAACTTAGTAAGACTTCCAAGTAATTAAAGACCAGCATAAGAACTATAGATAGCATTGTTCATGGTTTTAGCTAGTGTCAGTGATTTTCAAGTTATAAAATTCcagatttaaattttttgcaCTATAAAACCTGATAAAGTAAGATTAAGAGACCCCCCCAACCCACCCCTGTTGTTTTGCTAGAACCTATCTTCTCAACCAGTGGGAGAAAGCAAGAGCCAGTGTATGACTAAGATTTCTTGGGACTTAGTGATCTGGGAGAGGCTT
Encoded here:
- the Ube2n gene encoding ubiquitin-conjugating enzyme E2 N, whose product is MAGLPRRIIKETQRLLAEPVPGIKAEPDESNARYFHVVIAGPQDSPFEGGTFKLELFLPEEYPMAAPKVRFMTKIYHPNVDKLGRICLDILKDKWSPALQIRTVLLSIQALLSAPNPDDPLANDVAEQWKTNEAQAIETARAWTRLYAMNNI